The Phycisphaerales bacterium genome includes a region encoding these proteins:
- a CDS encoding Gfo/Idh/MocA family oxidoreductase produces MSHHPTPPPQDLHWTRRDFLRTAAVTGAGLMVTLPTWAQEVGAAAGGNTDELRIAIIGPGSQGRNLLTNCLKIPGIRFTAVCDIWPYHQRYAANILKRYDQEVNVYADYAEMLATERDLDAVLIASPDHVHAEQTLACLQAGKHVYCEKEMSNTLEGCRQMVRAARTSGKLLQIGHQRRSNPRYWHALKMIENDKVCGQITNFQGQWNRAQRFELGWPEGQELDADTLKKYGYDTMDRFRNWRWYKQYSGGPMADLGSHQVDVFNWFLRTPPASVMAIGGRFYDDREWYDHVLALYEYPSGEKRIRGAYQVLSTTSHGGFFETFQGTEGSLVVSEDPRQGHVFREVTAKRREWEDEASKVETMGREAIELKIGETLAPDGTRTPEAERMLAESQKPIHQLHLENFFSAIRNGTPLSCPPEVGYETAVAVLSANDAVEKGARIEFKPEDFKV; encoded by the coding sequence ATGAGTCATCACCCCACCCCGCCGCCACAGGATTTGCACTGGACCCGCCGGGACTTTCTCCGTACAGCCGCCGTTACCGGCGCCGGTCTCATGGTGACGCTGCCGACCTGGGCCCAGGAAGTCGGCGCCGCCGCCGGTGGCAACACGGATGAGCTGCGCATTGCCATCATCGGGCCGGGCAGCCAGGGGCGGAACCTGCTCACCAACTGCCTGAAGATTCCCGGGATTCGCTTTACCGCGGTGTGTGACATCTGGCCGTATCACCAACGCTACGCTGCGAACATCCTGAAGCGTTATGACCAGGAGGTGAACGTCTACGCCGACTACGCGGAGATGCTTGCAACGGAGCGGGACCTCGATGCGGTCCTTATCGCCTCGCCCGATCATGTGCATGCCGAGCAGACGCTCGCCTGTCTCCAAGCCGGCAAGCACGTGTACTGCGAGAAGGAAATGTCGAACACGCTCGAAGGTTGCCGGCAGATGGTGCGGGCCGCGCGCACGAGCGGCAAGCTCCTGCAGATCGGGCACCAGCGGCGCAGCAATCCGCGCTATTGGCATGCCCTGAAGATGATCGAGAATGACAAAGTGTGCGGGCAAATCACCAACTTCCAAGGACAGTGGAACCGAGCGCAGCGTTTTGAACTGGGCTGGCCCGAGGGCCAGGAACTCGACGCCGACACCCTGAAGAAATACGGCTACGACACGATGGATCGGTTCCGGAACTGGCGCTGGTACAAGCAGTACTCGGGTGGGCCGATGGCCGACCTCGGCTCGCACCAGGTCGATGTCTTTAACTGGTTCCTGCGCACGCCGCCGGCGAGCGTGATGGCGATCGGCGGACGCTTCTACGACGACCGCGAGTGGTACGACCACGTCCTCGCCCTCTATGAGTACCCATCCGGCGAGAAGCGGATCCGCGGTGCCTACCAGGTTCTCAGCACGACGAGCCACGGCGGTTTCTTTGAGACCTTCCAGGGTACGGAGGGATCACTCGTCGTTTCCGAAGATCCCCGGCAGGGACACGTCTTCCGCGAAGTCACAGCCAAGCGGCGCGAGTGGGAAGACGAGGCCTCCAAGGTTGAGACCATGGGGCGGGAGGCCATTGAACTCAAGATCGGAGAGACCCTCGCACCGGACGGGACACGGACTCCTGAAGCCGAGAGAATGCTGGCCGAGAGCCAGAAACCGATCCACCAGCTTCACCTGGAGAACTTCTTCAGCGCCATCCGGAACGGCACACCGCTGTCATGTCCGCCCGAGGTCGGATACGAGACCGCCGTTGCCGTGCTCTCTGCGAACGACGCGGTCGAGAAGGGCGCCCGGATCGAGTTCAAGCCCGAAGATTTCAAGGTCTAA
- a CDS encoding glycosyltransferase family 2 protein, whose translation MVPTLSIVIPAWNEGLRLGPTLARVQTWWQQESQAIRLIEILVVEDGSTDDTATVVRAARRAGLPGLRLLRNPTNRGKGFSVRRGLLAATGDWLLMCDADLATDLGELRKLAAALQGGADIAFASRRAPGAVLQRAQPWPRRIAAALFHRARRRVLLPQLEDTQCGFKLLRRTAARAILPLCREDGWLFDVELLAVATRYGFRLAEIGITWCDAPDSRLRIGPWVVGLWADLYRIRRRVAALTPER comes from the coding sequence ATGGTTCCAACGCTCTCGATCGTCATTCCCGCCTGGAACGAGGGACTCCGGCTGGGCCCGACACTGGCCCGTGTACAGACATGGTGGCAGCAGGAGTCGCAGGCCATCCGGCTTATCGAAATCCTTGTGGTCGAGGATGGCAGTACCGATGACACCGCGACCGTTGTGCGCGCCGCGCGCCGCGCGGGGCTGCCGGGGCTGCGCCTGCTCCGAAATCCGACCAACCGGGGCAAGGGCTTCAGTGTGCGGAGGGGGTTGCTCGCAGCCACGGGGGATTGGCTGCTGATGTGTGATGCGGATCTCGCCACGGACCTCGGTGAACTGCGCAAGCTCGCCGCAGCGCTGCAAGGCGGAGCCGACATCGCGTTCGCCTCGCGGCGTGCTCCGGGTGCCGTCCTCCAGCGGGCGCAGCCGTGGCCGCGGCGCATCGCGGCGGCGCTCTTTCACCGTGCACGGCGACGGGTCCTGCTGCCACAGTTGGAAGACACCCAGTGTGGCTTCAAACTGCTGCGCCGGACTGCTGCGCGCGCCATTCTGCCCTTGTGTCGTGAGGACGGTTGGCTCTTCGATGTAGAGCTGCTGGCCGTTGCCACCCGCTACGGTTTTCGGTTGGCCGAGATCGGCATCACCTGGTGTGATGCGCCGGACTCGCGTTTGCGGATCGGCCCGTGGGTGGTGGGGCTGTGGGCGGACCTGTATCGCATCCGACGGCGCGTCGCGGCGCTCACGCCGGAGCGGTAG
- a CDS encoding acetyl-CoA C-acyltransferase gives MPAPIAHLVAAKRSPIGKFLGGLTKMSATEIGCHVARALFAEAGTDLAAVDEVFIGQVLQAGAGQNPARQVALAAGLPNTISATTVNKVCGSGLQAVMFAHSVIRAGEAEVVLAGGMESMTNAPFLVRGMRTGHKFGDVPLVDSMLYDGLTNVYDQAVMGVIAEETAARAKATRTEQDAWAVQSHQRAVAAERAGHFAAERVAILGKAGAPPFNTDETVRADTSMETLGALKPVFAKDGTVTAGNASALSDGAALVLVASEAGLRRAGGTPLGRIVATATAGGPPRELFFAPIKACQQVCARAGWELGSVDLWEINEAFASQMVACLKGLELPPERVNISGGAIALGHPIGASGARVLVTLVHNLRRTGSRRGVASLCLGGGNAVALAVEAA, from the coding sequence ATGCCAGCACCCATTGCCCATCTCGTTGCGGCGAAGCGCAGTCCGATCGGCAAGTTCCTCGGCGGACTCACGAAGATGTCGGCGACCGAGATCGGATGCCATGTGGCGCGAGCGTTGTTCGCGGAGGCGGGCACCGACCTCGCTGCGGTGGACGAGGTATTCATCGGCCAGGTGCTCCAGGCCGGCGCCGGGCAGAATCCGGCCCGGCAGGTAGCGCTTGCGGCCGGATTGCCGAACACGATTTCAGCGACGACTGTCAATAAAGTCTGCGGTAGTGGATTACAGGCTGTCATGTTCGCGCACAGTGTGATTCGCGCCGGCGAGGCCGAGGTGGTGCTCGCCGGCGGCATGGAATCCATGACCAACGCTCCATTCCTGGTGCGTGGCATGCGGACCGGTCATAAGTTTGGGGATGTGCCGCTGGTCGATTCGATGCTCTACGATGGTTTGACGAACGTCTATGACCAGGCCGTCATGGGTGTGATTGCAGAGGAAACGGCCGCACGTGCCAAAGCGACGCGCACCGAACAGGATGCGTGGGCGGTGCAGAGCCACCAACGAGCCGTCGCCGCCGAGCGGGCCGGGCACTTCGCCGCCGAACGGGTGGCTATCCTGGGCAAGGCGGGCGCACCCCCCTTCAACACCGACGAAACAGTCCGCGCCGACACCAGCATGGAGACCCTCGGGGCACTGAAACCGGTCTTCGCCAAGGATGGCACGGTCACGGCGGGGAATGCCTCAGCACTCTCGGATGGAGCGGCGCTGGTGCTCGTTGCGAGCGAGGCCGGTTTGCGTCGCGCTGGCGGCACGCCACTGGGGCGCATAGTCGCGACGGCGACTGCGGGCGGTCCACCGCGAGAACTGTTCTTCGCGCCCATTAAGGCCTGTCAGCAAGTCTGCGCACGGGCCGGGTGGGAGCTAGGCAGTGTGGACCTCTGGGAAATCAACGAGGCGTTCGCTTCACAGATGGTGGCTTGTCTGAAGGGTCTGGAACTGCCGCCGGAGCGTGTCAACATCAGCGGCGGAGCCATTGCGTTGGGGCACCCGATCGGGGCAAGTGGTGCTCGAGTGCTCGTCACGCTGGTGCACAACTTGCGGCGTACGGGGAGTCGACGTGGAGTCGCGTCGCTGTGCCTCGGCGGCGGCAACGCCGTCGCACTGGCAGTCGAAGCGGCCTGA
- a CDS encoding DUF4349 domain-containing protein, whose translation MWKRKCAAALLGRLALVACLSGMVAGCAVRSTSYLMPGEYESAATPNVILGRELMATPADAPTVLPAAAAENRPVELTTRFVIYNARLRIVVVDVAQALQDAQAVAARWGGYMQTIRGDAIVIRVPADQFESALETLIKFGAVIEREIDALDVTEEYVDLEARLRTAQATAKRLEALLEKAASVQDTVTIEKELARVNTEIEQLIGKLNVLKSRIAFSTITVYFERIARQIPSVQNFRQLPFVWLRSLDPAQLWE comes from the coding sequence ATGTGGAAACGGAAGTGTGCTGCGGCCTTGCTGGGGCGGCTCGCGTTGGTTGCGTGCCTCTCCGGCATGGTCGCGGGTTGTGCGGTTCGATCCACGTCGTACCTGATGCCGGGCGAATATGAGAGTGCAGCGACGCCGAATGTGATCCTCGGCCGCGAGCTGATGGCCACCCCCGCGGACGCTCCGACGGTGCTGCCCGCCGCCGCCGCGGAAAATCGCCCAGTCGAACTGACAACGCGCTTTGTGATCTACAACGCCCGGCTTCGTATCGTGGTGGTCGATGTTGCACAGGCCTTGCAGGATGCGCAGGCCGTCGCCGCGCGGTGGGGGGGCTACATGCAGACGATTCGCGGCGATGCGATTGTCATCCGCGTACCCGCGGACCAGTTCGAATCGGCCCTCGAAACCTTGATCAAGTTTGGTGCGGTGATCGAACGGGAAATCGATGCGCTCGACGTGACGGAGGAGTACGTCGACCTGGAGGCCCGTCTGCGGACGGCCCAGGCCACCGCCAAGCGGCTGGAAGCGCTGCTGGAGAAAGCCGCCAGCGTGCAGGACACGGTGACGATCGAGAAAGAGCTCGCCCGGGTCAATACCGAGATCGAGCAACTGATCGGTAAGCTCAACGTGCTCAAGAGCCGTATTGCGTTCAGCACGATCACGGTGTATTTCGAGCGCATCGCCCGGCAGATCCCCTCGGTGCAGAACTTCCGGCAGTTGCCCTTCGTCTGGCTGCGCTCACTCGATCCAGCGCAGCTCTGGGAGTAG
- the der gene encoding ribosome biogenesis GTPase Der, which translates to MKLPLIVIVGRPNVGKSSLLNMLARDRISIVDARAGITRDRVSALVEHQERYYEVIDTGGIGIVDDDNLESHVENQIRFAIERADVILFTVDVAEGPVPLDQAVAELLRRAEKPVILVANKADDPKHEAGAGEFMRLGFGEPLCIAALHNHGRTALLSRVAALVGDLAGDEPGLPVMKLAIVGKRNAGKSTFVNALAGEERMIVSEIPGTTRDAVDVRFEKDGRQFVAIDTAGVRKKARMNDIDFYSYTRALRSIQRADVVLLLIDALVPIAEVDLKLASAILEEHKPVILTVNKWDLAQAREASMDDFQAYLTRVLPMLEHAPIAITTATTGKNIDAVVDLALSLHKQAHTRLSTAKLNGALREVLALRGPSAKHGTRPVKIYYATQVAVAPPTLVLFCNDPELVREEYRRYLLRQLRSVTPFTEVPVRLWFRPSGAPRA; encoded by the coding sequence ATGAAACTGCCCCTGATTGTCATTGTCGGTCGGCCCAACGTGGGGAAGAGCTCTCTGCTCAACATGCTCGCCCGGGACCGCATCAGCATCGTGGATGCGCGCGCTGGGATTACACGCGACCGTGTCAGCGCACTGGTCGAGCACCAGGAGCGCTACTACGAGGTGATCGACACCGGCGGGATCGGGATCGTCGATGATGACAACCTTGAGAGCCACGTTGAAAACCAGATTCGATTCGCGATTGAGCGCGCGGATGTGATTCTCTTCACCGTGGATGTGGCCGAGGGACCCGTGCCACTCGACCAGGCCGTGGCGGAACTGCTGCGCCGGGCGGAGAAACCCGTCATTCTGGTCGCCAACAAGGCGGACGACCCGAAGCACGAAGCCGGTGCCGGCGAGTTCATGCGCCTGGGTTTTGGCGAACCCCTCTGCATCGCGGCCCTGCACAACCACGGCCGCACGGCCCTGCTCAGCCGCGTGGCGGCCCTGGTGGGCGACCTGGCTGGTGATGAGCCGGGACTACCGGTGATGAAGCTGGCGATCGTGGGCAAACGGAACGCCGGTAAAAGCACTTTCGTCAACGCGCTCGCGGGGGAAGAGCGCATGATTGTCAGCGAGATTCCCGGAACCACGCGCGATGCGGTGGATGTGCGGTTTGAGAAGGACGGCCGACAGTTCGTCGCGATCGATACTGCGGGTGTGCGGAAGAAGGCCCGCATGAACGACATCGACTTCTACTCGTACACGCGGGCATTGCGGTCGATTCAACGGGCTGACGTCGTGCTGCTGCTCATTGATGCGCTCGTGCCAATCGCAGAGGTGGACCTCAAGCTCGCCAGCGCCATTCTGGAGGAGCACAAACCGGTCATCCTGACTGTCAACAAGTGGGACCTCGCCCAGGCGCGGGAGGCGAGCATGGATGACTTCCAGGCGTACCTGACACGTGTCCTGCCGATGCTGGAACACGCCCCGATCGCCATTACGACCGCAACAACCGGAAAGAACATTGACGCTGTCGTGGACCTCGCGCTGAGTCTCCACAAGCAGGCCCACACCCGGCTCTCGACTGCGAAGCTCAATGGCGCCCTGCGCGAAGTGCTCGCACTGCGGGGTCCGAGTGCGAAGCACGGCACACGACCGGTGAAAATCTACTATGCCACACAGGTCGCGGTCGCGCCGCCGACGCTGGTCCTGTTCTGCAACGATCCCGAACTGGTGCGTGAAGAGTATCGCCGCTACCTGCTGCGGCAGTTACGCAGCGTGACCCCGTTCACCGAAGTGCCGGTGCGGCTCTGGTTCCGGCCGAGCGGCGCCCCACGCGCGTAA
- a CDS encoding GNAT family N-acetyltransferase — protein sequence MKHDLSVAPPANASEEAYYVALMAETFVSPPERSAEYLQSVGVDQVRLVRVGGQPVGGLALLPKGQYFGGRRIPMVGVAAVCVDPTQRAGGAASELMRQTLSEQHAAGMPLSALYPATVKLYRRAGYECAGVEALLKVNLDGITCRDREAPMRPVRPEDEPVLHAAYQQWAARHPGNVDRTEFHWNRILDLRGSKATGYVVTNGDRIDGYVYFVTTTEPKLWNMDVRDIVALTPAAARRLLTFLADHRTIRQFASWKSSPADPLLLHLGEPCYEFTRARPWMLRIVHVANALAARGYAPAVQAELHFDVADDVLPENGGRWTLRVEAGTAQVTRGGRGSLAIDVRGLAALYSGYQSPSDLVLAGLLRAPEAELAAAAAVFGGPLPWMRDAF from the coding sequence GTGAAACATGACCTCAGTGTTGCACCCCCAGCCAATGCGTCCGAAGAGGCCTACTATGTCGCTCTGATGGCCGAGACGTTTGTCTCCCCCCCCGAGCGATCCGCGGAATACCTCCAGAGCGTCGGTGTAGACCAGGTCCGACTTGTGCGTGTCGGCGGCCAGCCGGTGGGTGGGTTGGCATTGTTGCCGAAGGGGCAGTATTTCGGCGGACGCCGTATTCCCATGGTGGGCGTGGCCGCGGTCTGCGTGGACCCCACGCAGCGGGCTGGCGGCGCGGCCAGCGAGTTGATGCGCCAGACCTTGAGCGAACAGCACGCCGCCGGAATGCCGCTGTCCGCACTCTATCCGGCCACGGTGAAGCTCTATCGCCGCGCCGGTTACGAATGTGCCGGCGTCGAGGCCCTGCTCAAGGTCAACCTCGATGGGATCACCTGCCGGGATCGGGAAGCACCGATGCGGCCGGTACGACCGGAGGATGAGCCCGTGCTGCACGCGGCCTACCAGCAATGGGCGGCCCGACACCCCGGCAACGTCGATCGCACGGAGTTTCATTGGAACCGGATCCTTGACCTGCGGGGTTCCAAAGCGACCGGGTATGTCGTCACGAACGGCGACCGCATCGACGGGTACGTCTACTTCGTGACCACGACGGAACCCAAGCTCTGGAACATGGATGTGCGCGACATCGTGGCACTGACACCGGCCGCGGCGCGGCGGCTGCTGACTTTCCTGGCCGACCACCGGACCATCCGGCAATTCGCCTCGTGGAAGTCAAGCCCGGCCGACCCGCTGCTTCTGCATCTGGGAGAGCCCTGCTACGAATTCACGCGTGCCCGTCCGTGGATGCTGCGGATCGTGCATGTGGCGAACGCACTGGCCGCCCGCGGTTATGCCCCGGCGGTGCAGGCCGAACTGCACTTCGACGTGGCCGATGACGTGCTACCCGAGAACGGCGGCCGGTGGACGTTGCGGGTTGAAGCCGGTACCGCGCAGGTGACACGCGGCGGCCGGGGGAGTCTCGCGATCGATGTGCGTGGGTTGGCAGCGCTGTATTCGGGTTACCAGTCACCGAGCGACCTGGTGCTCGCGGGGCTGCTCCGCGCGCCGGAAGCGGAGCTGGCCGCGGCGGCCGCCGTGTTTGGCGGACCGCTGCCGTGGATGCGGGACGCTTTCTGA
- a CDS encoding PilT/PilU family type 4a pilus ATPase, which yields MLIKYFKAVIKLQVSDLHLKAGLPAMVRSKGDLRPLQGGALTGEQIRDGIFELLSDKQRQLYEERGAIDFAYDVGIQGDADRFRVNAFQQRGKMSVAARRVARDIKNFKQLYLPDSIEKVALFNQGMVLLAGITGSGKSTTIAALIDYINERFPVHIVTVEDPIEYLFTDKKAVINQREIGIDVQTFHDALKYLMREDPDVVLIGEMRDVETFSAAVHAAETGHLCFGTIHASSSAQTISRLLDLFPAEERRSIRQALEFNLKAIICQKLIPSVKEGVPIVPAVEIMITNASVRKLIREERDNEIIDVIRASYNDGMVDFTEHIRRLVDSGFIDHATAYEAAPNPDELRMALKGIKSASAGILG from the coding sequence ATGCTCATCAAGTACTTCAAGGCGGTGATCAAGCTGCAGGTGTCCGACCTGCACCTGAAGGCCGGTTTGCCGGCGATGGTTCGTTCGAAGGGTGATTTGCGGCCCTTGCAGGGGGGGGCGCTGACGGGCGAGCAGATCCGCGACGGGATCTTCGAGCTCCTGAGTGACAAGCAGCGGCAGCTGTACGAGGAACGCGGCGCGATCGACTTCGCCTACGACGTCGGCATCCAGGGGGATGCCGACCGGTTCCGGGTGAACGCCTTTCAGCAGCGTGGCAAGATGTCGGTTGCGGCCCGGCGCGTGGCGCGCGACATCAAGAACTTCAAGCAGCTCTACCTGCCGGATTCGATCGAGAAGGTCGCCCTGTTCAACCAGGGGATGGTGCTGCTGGCGGGCATCACGGGTTCGGGCAAGAGTACGACGATTGCCGCCTTGATCGATTACATCAACGAGCGCTTCCCCGTCCACATCGTGACGGTCGAAGACCCGATCGAGTACCTGTTCACGGACAAGAAGGCGGTCATCAACCAGCGTGAGATCGGCATTGACGTCCAAACCTTCCACGATGCCCTGAAGTACCTGATGCGCGAAGATCCCGACGTGGTGCTGATCGGCGAAATGCGCGACGTCGAGACATTCTCCGCCGCCGTCCACGCCGCCGAGACCGGGCACCTGTGCTTTGGCACGATTCACGCGTCGAGCTCGGCCCAGACCATCTCGCGACTGCTCGACCTGTTTCCGGCGGAGGAGCGGCGCTCGATCCGCCAGGCCCTCGAGTTCAACCTGAAGGCGATCATCTGCCAGAAACTGATTCCGAGCGTGAAAGAGGGGGTGCCGATCGTCCCGGCGGTTGAGATCATGATCACGAACGCCTCGGTGCGCAAGCTGATCCGTGAAGAACGGGACAACGAGATCATCGACGTCATCCGCGCTTCGTACAACGACGGCATGGTGGATTTCACGGAACACATACGGCGCCTGGTCGATTCCGGTTTCATCGATCACGCCACGGCCTACGAGGCGGCGCCGAACCCTGACGAGCTCCGCATGGCGCTCAAGGGCATCAAGTCGGCCTCCGCCGGCATTCTGGGTTAG
- the tadA gene encoding Flp pilus assembly complex ATPase component TadA, protein MIVSLDLLAQVPQGAILIQPFKLLALVLVFTAWAAIAQWVDKDAVAVNTYRILWNLITLSAGVVGLLVGLFIPIFWVGFPSMFVVVMGAGLAYVLHRNALVPEVDKVLTAAHFRRLREEGLSRRKKVIEVKERVRLAGADRKPVPIPTDEVPREQFRLTQDLLFNAFWRRATVVEVAPAGPQAAKITYFVDGMPIEGDPIARADGDAMIQFLKQIAGLDLEERRKPQKGQITAAIGDNKHRIFVRSDGSTAGERLSFQILRREGEFKVPDLGFTPRQLEIVQATKEDSKGLIVLTAPPKEGLTTTIYSFVRNHDRFLQNVQMLETEIELEIDNVTQQVVTPTETTTFGERLMKVVRSDPDIIVLPDLRDREAAAIAAKSASEKQKVYVSLPALDVFDGLARWLKLVGDKNLATKALLGVGNQRLIRLLCPECKQAYKPDSNMMRRLNLPEDKVLFRTPEPQYDKHGNPILCQACQGTGYTGRTAVFDWLVIDEGLRQLIRSADSLAEVKKYAIKRGGIGLQAQALEKVLAGQTSIQEVARVVKANSAPAAAPQPKPQSRPPASAK, encoded by the coding sequence GTGATCGTATCCCTCGATCTGCTCGCTCAGGTTCCGCAGGGCGCCATCCTCATACAGCCGTTCAAGCTGCTGGCGCTGGTCCTGGTCTTCACTGCGTGGGCGGCTATCGCCCAGTGGGTCGACAAGGATGCCGTCGCGGTCAACACCTACCGCATCCTCTGGAACTTGATCACGCTCAGCGCGGGGGTGGTGGGTTTGCTGGTGGGGCTCTTCATCCCGATCTTCTGGGTTGGCTTTCCCAGCATGTTCGTCGTGGTCATGGGAGCGGGTCTGGCCTACGTCCTGCACCGCAATGCCCTTGTCCCCGAGGTGGACAAGGTGCTCACGGCGGCCCACTTCCGGCGGCTTCGTGAGGAGGGGCTGAGCCGCAGGAAGAAAGTTATCGAAGTCAAGGAGCGGGTGCGTCTGGCCGGGGCTGACCGCAAACCCGTTCCCATACCCACCGACGAGGTGCCGCGCGAGCAGTTCCGCCTCACGCAGGATCTGCTCTTCAACGCCTTCTGGCGGCGGGCCACGGTGGTCGAGGTGGCACCCGCCGGCCCGCAGGCCGCCAAGATCACCTATTTCGTCGATGGAATGCCGATCGAAGGCGACCCCATCGCACGCGCCGATGGGGACGCGATGATCCAGTTCCTCAAGCAGATCGCTGGTCTCGATCTCGAGGAGCGGCGCAAGCCACAGAAGGGGCAGATCACCGCGGCCATCGGCGACAACAAGCACCGCATTTTCGTCCGGTCGGACGGGTCCACGGCCGGAGAGCGGCTGTCGTTCCAGATTCTGCGGCGCGAGGGTGAATTTAAGGTGCCCGATCTCGGCTTCACGCCCCGGCAGCTTGAAATCGTGCAAGCCACCAAGGAAGACTCGAAGGGCCTGATCGTGCTGACGGCCCCGCCCAAGGAAGGCCTGACAACCACGATTTACAGCTTCGTCCGCAACCACGACCGCTTCCTCCAGAATGTGCAGATGCTCGAGACCGAGATCGAGCTCGAAATCGACAACGTGACACAGCAGGTGGTCACCCCTACCGAGACGACCACCTTCGGCGAGCGCCTGATGAAGGTGGTCCGGTCCGATCCCGATATCATTGTCCTGCCCGATCTGCGCGACCGGGAGGCGGCCGCCATTGCCGCCAAGTCCGCCTCCGAGAAGCAGAAAGTCTACGTCTCCCTGCCGGCGCTCGACGTGTTTGACGGCCTGGCGCGCTGGCTCAAGCTGGTCGGTGACAAGAACCTCGCCACCAAGGCCCTGCTCGGGGTCGGCAACCAGCGGCTCATCCGCCTGCTCTGCCCGGAGTGCAAGCAGGCCTACAAACCTGACTCGAACATGATGCGCCGCCTCAACCTGCCCGAGGACAAGGTGCTGTTCCGCACGCCCGAACCGCAGTACGACAAGCACGGCAATCCGATCCTCTGCCAGGCCTGCCAGGGCACCGGCTATACCGGCCGCACCGCCGTTTTTGACTGGTTGGTGATCGATGAGGGGCTGCGGCAGCTCATTCGCTCTGCCGATTCGCTGGCCGAGGTCAAGAAGTACGCGATCAAGCGCGGCGGCATCGGGTTGCAGGCCCAGGCCCTCGAGAAGGTCCTCGCCGGCCAGACGAGCATTCAGGAAGTCGCGCGGGTTGTGAAGGCGAACAGTGCTCCCGCTGCCGCCCCACAACCGAAGCCGCAGTCGCGCCCGCCGGCTTCGGCGAAGTAG